One Gimesia aquarii DNA segment encodes these proteins:
- a CDS encoding PQQ-binding-like beta-propeller repeat protein, which produces MQYVYHRISLNLFLVVVIIIGVGSSYLSLFAADWPTYRADANRSGYTVDELPKELVQHWKLQTEHAPQPAWPRSTRLTYDRANHCVIAKGRVFYGDSVTGKVRALDLKTGQQIWEFYTEGPVRFAPAVWQNQLFVASDDGHLYALQVDDGTLLWKRRGGPGDKMVVGNERVISKWPARGAPVVSDNTVYFASGIWPSDGIFLYALNAKTGAQIWSNKDSGQIYMPQPHGGANANSGISAQGYLAVAGDHLLVPAGRAVPASMDRHTGKFEYFHLQKNRKEGGGDTIVIGDFFLNSGVIFKSADGQAIGKSGGGQIAATKEGLVLANKGTITRYQWIDSENPDRKGKLVQTKSLQKLWSAKAAHPCESIIIAGDKIVSGSAGFVDVIDLNSGKNLWTTSVEGTAYGLAVSNGNLVVSTDRGVIYAFGSPNSIPPGQQEKTAHKTPFPLNSKIADVAAEILRKSKIDHGYCFDIGCGDGALAYEIATRSKMRVVAIESDPQLVALARKNLTAAGLYGKRVVVLQRPLDQTNCPNKVANLIVSSRSIEAGTKSLSLTEAKRLQRPYGGVICYGKPGELKIDRRGAIPGAGEWTHQYADAGNSLCSNDKLVNGQLGMLWYRDFDFVVPSRHGRGPAPLFANGRLFHEGNDGIIAVDAFNGHELWRFKIEGVLKAYDGDELMGASGTGSNYCLGDNFVFVRHEQRCFQVDAATGQLVKTYEVPPPKDASSEEEVKQPWGYIAFHDGAIIGSAADPSHIVAYRYHHTTGDMKKQLTESNRLFAYDVKTGRLKWQHDSKDSFRHNAIAIADDKIYLIDRQLAEFDRTKESKRKPLPQPKNHPTGQLICLSIADGYVLWKNGKDIYGTTLAVSPENNALLMSYQPTSFRLSSEIGGRLSVFDSNTGEKTWEAKANYKSRPLINGKTVYAQGGAWDLLSGKPKPFNFKRSYGCGILASCENMMFFRSATLGYFDFNKNTKIENYGGVRPGCWINAIPAGGLVLVPDASAACSCSYLNKSWFALETVTTN; this is translated from the coding sequence ATGCAATACGTTTATCATCGAATCTCACTCAATCTGTTTTTGGTTGTAGTGATTATCATAGGAGTTGGTTCTTCTTATCTGAGCCTGTTCGCTGCCGATTGGCCCACTTATCGAGCAGATGCAAATCGTAGTGGATACACGGTTGATGAATTGCCTAAGGAACTTGTACAACACTGGAAACTTCAGACCGAGCATGCGCCTCAACCTGCCTGGCCACGCAGCACGCGCTTGACCTATGATCGTGCTAATCATTGCGTGATCGCCAAGGGACGCGTTTTCTATGGTGACAGTGTGACTGGAAAAGTACGTGCTCTGGATCTCAAAACCGGTCAACAGATTTGGGAATTCTACACAGAAGGCCCCGTTCGATTTGCCCCAGCAGTCTGGCAGAATCAACTGTTTGTAGCCAGTGATGACGGGCATCTTTATGCCCTTCAGGTCGATGATGGAACGTTATTATGGAAACGCCGAGGTGGGCCAGGTGACAAAATGGTTGTGGGAAACGAGCGTGTGATTTCCAAATGGCCAGCGCGCGGGGCACCTGTTGTTTCGGATAATACTGTTTATTTTGCATCTGGTATCTGGCCCAGTGATGGTATCTTTCTTTATGCTTTAAACGCGAAAACGGGAGCGCAAATCTGGTCGAATAAAGATTCAGGTCAAATTTACATGCCTCAGCCGCACGGTGGTGCTAATGCCAATAGCGGTATCTCCGCACAGGGATATCTGGCGGTTGCTGGAGATCACCTACTCGTACCTGCCGGACGCGCAGTCCCTGCGTCAATGGATCGCCACACAGGGAAATTTGAATACTTTCATCTACAAAAAAACAGAAAAGAAGGTGGCGGCGATACGATTGTTATCGGCGATTTTTTCTTAAATAGTGGCGTGATCTTCAAATCAGCAGACGGTCAGGCGATTGGAAAATCGGGAGGCGGTCAAATCGCTGCGACCAAGGAGGGTCTGGTACTGGCAAATAAAGGTACAATCACCCGCTATCAATGGATTGATAGCGAAAACCCTGATCGGAAGGGGAAGCTCGTTCAAACGAAAAGCCTTCAGAAACTCTGGTCTGCCAAAGCCGCTCATCCCTGTGAAAGTATCATTATTGCTGGTGACAAAATTGTTTCTGGGTCTGCTGGTTTTGTGGATGTGATTGATTTGAATTCGGGTAAGAATCTCTGGACGACCTCTGTGGAAGGTACCGCTTATGGCTTAGCTGTGAGCAATGGAAATCTGGTCGTCAGCACAGATCGCGGAGTGATTTATGCGTTTGGCTCTCCCAATTCAATACCTCCAGGTCAGCAAGAGAAAACCGCACACAAAACTCCCTTTCCCTTAAATTCAAAAATAGCAGACGTGGCTGCAGAAATTCTCAGAAAATCAAAAATCGATCATGGCTATTGTTTTGACATCGGTTGTGGCGATGGAGCCCTGGCTTATGAAATTGCGACCCGTTCCAAAATGCGTGTTGTTGCCATTGAATCAGATCCGCAGCTGGTTGCACTGGCTCGTAAAAATTTGACAGCAGCAGGATTGTATGGAAAACGAGTCGTTGTATTGCAGCGTCCGCTCGATCAAACAAACTGTCCGAACAAGGTTGCCAATTTGATTGTATCCAGTCGGTCCATTGAGGCGGGAACGAAGTCCCTTTCGCTTACTGAAGCCAAACGATTACAACGACCTTATGGTGGTGTCATTTGTTACGGCAAACCGGGAGAATTAAAAATAGATCGACGTGGAGCAATTCCTGGTGCCGGAGAATGGACACACCAATATGCGGATGCGGGAAATTCACTCTGTAGTAACGATAAACTGGTCAACGGCCAGTTAGGCATGCTCTGGTATCGTGACTTTGACTTTGTCGTTCCTTCCCGGCATGGTCGCGGACCCGCTCCCCTGTTCGCAAACGGACGTCTGTTTCATGAGGGAAACGACGGCATTATCGCCGTTGATGCATTTAACGGACATGAACTATGGCGATTCAAAATCGAAGGGGTTCTCAAAGCTTATGATGGTGATGAGTTGATGGGAGCGTCGGGAACAGGCAGTAACTATTGCCTGGGTGACAACTTTGTTTTTGTACGTCATGAGCAGAGATGTTTTCAGGTGGATGCTGCTACAGGGCAACTGGTGAAAACGTATGAAGTCCCTCCACCCAAGGATGCTTCCAGTGAAGAAGAAGTGAAACAGCCTTGGGGATACATTGCCTTTCATGATGGTGCAATCATCGGTTCAGCAGCTGATCCCAGCCATATTGTTGCCTACCGATATCATCATACAACCGGCGACATGAAAAAACAGCTCACCGAATCAAACAGGCTATTTGCGTATGATGTGAAAACAGGTCGTCTGAAATGGCAACACGATTCCAAAGACTCGTTTCGTCACAATGCGATTGCAATTGCCGATGATAAGATTTATTTGATCGATCGTCAGCTGGCCGAGTTTGATCGCACGAAAGAATCCAAACGAAAGCCCCTTCCCCAACCAAAGAATCATCCTACCGGTCAATTAATCTGCCTGAGTATCGCGGATGGTTATGTTCTTTGGAAAAATGGTAAGGATATCTACGGCACGACGCTCGCTGTGAGCCCTGAAAACAATGCGTTGCTGATGAGTTATCAACCAACAAGCTTCAGGCTCTCTTCAGAAATTGGGGGCAGACTCAGTGTCTTTGACAGCAACACCGGAGAAAAAACCTGGGAGGCCAAAGCCAATTACAAGTCACGTCCGCTCATTAATGGCAAGACCGTATATGCGCAGGGAGGCGCCTGGGATTTACTCTCGGGAAAACCGAAACCGTTTAATTTCAAACGCTCTTATGGTTGCGGCATCCTGGCGAGCTGTGAAAACATGATGTTCTTCCGCTCCGCCACGCTCGGCTATTTCGATTTCAATAAAAACACAAAAATTGAAAACTATGGTGGTGTCCGTCCGGGTTGCTGGATCAACGCGATTCCCGCTGGTGGTCTTGTGCTGGTTCCCGATGCCTCGGCAGCCTGCAGTTGCAGCTATTTGAATAAATCATGGTTTGCTCTGGAAACGGTAACGACTAATTAG
- a CDS encoding DUF1080 domain-containing protein, with protein sequence MNTPLSLKKSLCSGLGLMLLCVSTLTAGEKQDPKKQNVPPEGFVALFNGKDLSGWIGMNFHKVKGKSPLAVEKLPAAEREELLKKNWEDVLKHWTVEKGELVNDGHGVYLTTAEDYGDFELLLDYKTVAKADSGIYLRGVPQVQIWDTTKEGGKWDRKANLGSGGLYNNKGEGKYPLVHADKPFGEWNHLRIIMKGEKVTVYLNDKLVVDNKKMDNYYEKDTPIYATGPIQLQTHGGEIRFRNVFLKQLK encoded by the coding sequence ATGAATACGCCACTTTCTCTGAAAAAAAGTCTCTGCTCTGGTTTGGGATTGATGTTACTGTGTGTATCCACCTTAACCGCAGGTGAAAAACAAGATCCCAAAAAACAAAATGTTCCGCCTGAAGGATTTGTGGCTTTGTTTAACGGGAAAGACTTGTCCGGCTGGATTGGGATGAACTTTCACAAAGTCAAAGGGAAAAGTCCACTTGCCGTCGAGAAGTTGCCTGCTGCGGAGCGTGAAGAGTTGCTGAAAAAGAACTGGGAAGATGTTTTAAAGCATTGGACAGTAGAAAAGGGAGAGTTGGTAAATGATGGGCATGGCGTCTATCTGACCACAGCCGAGGATTATGGTGATTTTGAGCTATTACTTGACTATAAAACAGTTGCGAAAGCGGATAGCGGTATCTATCTTCGCGGTGTTCCACAGGTCCAAATTTGGGATACGACTAAAGAAGGAGGCAAATGGGATCGTAAAGCCAACTTGGGTTCAGGTGGGTTATACAATAACAAAGGTGAAGGTAAATACCCGCTCGTCCATGCTGACAAGCCATTTGGCGAATGGAACCATCTGCGAATTATCATGAAAGGGGAAAAGGTCACCGTCTATTTGAACGATAAATTGGTCGTAGATAATAAGAAAATGGATAACTATTACGAAAAAGATACTCCCATCTATGCGACTGGCCCCATACAATTACAGACACATGGTGGCGAAATTCGTTTCCGTAATGTGTTTCTGAAGCAATTAAAATAG
- a CDS encoding serine/threonine-protein kinase translates to MSSRSEQAINNQITSEFPDLEQIAEEFITQLRNGTSVTISEYVERYPDLANEIEDYFPAIIALEGGKHAGDSNGKVSLGASRPKKLGDFRIVQELGRGGMGVVYEAVQESLNRRVALKLLPRQLLLEEKQLKRFRREAELTASLHHTNIVPVYGVGENDGFHYYVMQLIEGIGLDELAQRMIVTAADKVSRKPKVAGDTTTQIGTEAAASKNRNAYPENFDQSETQDHVETGFEEYVKTPQKIAALGIQAANALQYAHDRGILHRDIKPGNLLLDRDGLLCITDFGLARAAEQSDISQSTDIVGTLGYMAPEMFRGETCSQSDIYGLGITLYELLTKHPAIERSSRHQMIERITHGSVVPLRRINPEISRDLETVVLKAIAHNPKHRYQNARDLAEDLQRFLDNRPIRARRVTAIERLWRWSRRNPAVAMLSSLALILLMLLGVSFAFGFEQERQQRKRAEASSQLATEALDRVFDRFVPSRAGSSDNDKTTADYAEPVLSRESADLLAGMVQFYEQLAESTGEQHEFELKAANAQHKVGDIHRRLGDYESALDAYQKSLTLYQQNLEKSDPFTIATLLNEIGRVYSYLGQRQEAKQSHHKAEQILQTALAQKPDQASLRFELARTFYLMSRKIRPEQIERNRAESATPLPHLIDNESGYKQVRLQEAIDILEQLIHSNSAKPEYRYLLALCLQQQISNRSFPQSSEDSKKQERVHQILENLVQEYPHVADYRQAIVKAYERIDIQHVPTFLVNEALLSQLKKAIQHASRLVSEYPTIPEYKISLIHAHNKMAHVLNALSKQNATLEEVRLRHDSAELSLRAAIRLQKELIVQFPQYAEYKNWLAKFQIALGKILYRKEHEAEATSLLEGAVDILETELKTQSQAPFIYYELRDATEELSHIYEEMGNEVDSIVMWDKFEKYKAVLKKLQPEGALRRPGNLRRPPRGRRRPLRDQQPPPFRR, encoded by the coding sequence ATGTCATCCCGTTCAGAGCAAGCAATCAATAATCAGATTACGTCAGAGTTCCCCGACTTGGAGCAGATTGCTGAGGAGTTTATCACTCAACTCCGAAATGGAACTAGTGTTACCATTTCAGAGTATGTTGAACGCTATCCTGATCTTGCAAACGAAATTGAAGATTACTTTCCCGCCATCATTGCACTCGAAGGTGGAAAACATGCCGGTGATTCGAATGGGAAAGTTTCTTTGGGCGCAAGCAGACCGAAGAAACTCGGTGATTTTAGAATCGTTCAAGAACTTGGGCGAGGTGGTATGGGAGTGGTTTATGAAGCAGTTCAGGAATCGCTCAATCGACGAGTCGCACTGAAGCTGTTGCCCCGGCAGCTACTCCTCGAAGAAAAACAGTTGAAGCGGTTTCGTCGTGAAGCGGAGCTGACTGCTTCACTTCATCATACAAATATCGTGCCCGTTTATGGTGTGGGTGAGAATGATGGCTTTCATTATTATGTGATGCAACTCATCGAAGGGATCGGGCTCGATGAACTGGCTCAGAGAATGATTGTTACTGCTGCCGATAAAGTATCCAGGAAACCAAAAGTAGCAGGTGACACGACAACTCAGATTGGAACTGAGGCTGCTGCTTCAAAAAATAGAAATGCTTATCCAGAAAATTTTGACCAATCAGAAACACAAGATCATGTGGAAACCGGTTTTGAAGAATATGTAAAAACTCCACAAAAGATTGCCGCTTTGGGAATCCAGGCTGCAAATGCTTTGCAGTACGCGCATGATCGTGGGATTTTGCATCGTGACATTAAACCGGGAAATTTACTTTTAGATCGTGATGGACTCCTATGTATCACTGATTTTGGTTTGGCGCGTGCAGCCGAACAAAGTGATATCAGTCAATCAACAGATATCGTGGGTACGCTGGGCTATATGGCACCTGAAATGTTTCGGGGGGAGACCTGCTCCCAGAGCGACATTTATGGTTTGGGAATCACGCTTTATGAATTATTGACAAAACATCCTGCGATTGAACGTTCAAGTCGCCATCAAATGATTGAACGGATCACCCATGGCTCGGTTGTCCCGCTCAGGCGTATTAATCCTGAGATTTCACGCGATCTGGAAACGGTTGTGCTCAAAGCGATTGCACATAACCCCAAACATCGCTATCAGAATGCGAGAGATTTAGCTGAAGACCTGCAACGTTTTCTTGATAACCGGCCGATTCGAGCCAGGCGCGTGACTGCCATTGAGCGTCTTTGGCGTTGGAGTCGCAGAAACCCCGCTGTTGCCATGTTATCGAGTCTTGCTCTGATCTTGTTAATGTTGCTGGGAGTCTCTTTTGCGTTTGGATTTGAACAGGAACGACAGCAAAGAAAACGTGCTGAAGCGTCTTCTCAATTGGCGACAGAGGCACTTGACCGAGTCTTTGACCGATTTGTTCCCAGCCGTGCTGGCTCATCGGATAATGATAAGACCACTGCCGATTACGCGGAACCGGTTTTGTCTCGCGAATCAGCTGATTTATTGGCGGGAATGGTACAGTTCTATGAGCAGTTGGCTGAATCGACCGGAGAGCAACATGAGTTTGAGCTAAAAGCGGCAAATGCCCAACACAAAGTGGGTGATATTCATCGTCGACTGGGGGACTATGAGTCTGCGTTAGATGCATACCAAAAGTCGCTCACACTTTATCAGCAGAATCTCGAAAAATCAGATCCCTTTACGATTGCCACTCTTTTAAATGAAATTGGTCGAGTTTATAGCTATCTGGGGCAACGTCAGGAGGCAAAACAGTCTCATCACAAGGCAGAACAAATATTGCAAACCGCGCTGGCTCAAAAACCGGATCAAGCTTCGCTTCGTTTTGAACTGGCACGTACTTTCTATTTGATGTCTCGTAAAATTCGTCCTGAACAAATTGAGAGAAACAGAGCAGAATCAGCAACTCCCCTGCCCCATTTGATTGATAATGAGTCAGGGTACAAGCAGGTGCGGTTGCAAGAAGCGATTGATATTCTTGAACAGCTGATTCACTCCAATTCTGCAAAACCGGAATATCGATACCTCCTGGCTTTGTGTCTGCAGCAGCAAATATCAAATCGATCTTTTCCTCAATCGTCGGAAGACAGCAAAAAACAAGAACGTGTGCATCAGATTCTTGAAAATCTGGTTCAGGAATACCCCCATGTTGCAGACTATCGTCAGGCCATTGTCAAAGCTTATGAAAGAATAGATATTCAACATGTTCCCACGTTCTTAGTAAATGAGGCGCTTCTTTCACAATTAAAAAAAGCAATTCAGCATGCGAGCCGTCTGGTTTCTGAATACCCGACGATTCCGGAATACAAAATTTCTTTAATCCATGCACACAATAAGATGGCTCATGTATTAAATGCATTATCAAAACAGAATGCGACTTTAGAGGAAGTACGTCTACGTCATGATTCAGCTGAGCTTTCGTTAAGAGCAGCCATCAGATTACAAAAAGAACTCATTGTTCAATTTCCTCAATACGCTGAATATAAAAACTGGTTAGCAAAGTTTCAAATTGCGTTAGGAAAAATTCTTTATAGAAAAGAACACGAAGCAGAAGCAACCAGTTTATTGGAGGGGGCGGTTGATATTCTGGAAACAGAATTGAAAACACAATCCCAGGCGCCTTTTATTTATTATGAGCTTCGCGATGCAACAGAGGAGCTCTCTCATATTTATGAAGAAATGGGAAATGAAGTAGATAGTATCGTGATGTGGGACAAATTTGAGAAATACAAAGCTGTTCTCAAGAAACTACAACCAGAAGGCGCCCTACGTCGTCCCGGAAATCTGAGACGTCCCCCACGTGGTAGACGCCGTCCTCTGCGTGATCAGCAGCCTCCGCCATTTCGGCGATGA
- a CDS encoding serine/threonine protein kinase, whose protein sequence is MDSESQNTTGLSAELSTADISLETLASQFLDEYRQWLNPSIEDYAIAYPEYAEAIRESFPVLITMEQWKGNREYSRLLYPLPDEFNLKQLGDCRFIREISRNKTSISYEAIQGGSNRRVAVKLLPWKSKTIPRWRDRFKLEARLASRLKHQNIVSLYHSGEDQGYCYAILQLVNGVRLDQIIQYLSDENKEIPHDEQTEAVALTLTQNKWNTFAGIGLQIAKALQYSHGRGILHYNINPENILLNCEGQSWLANFTLPQFAEGVLKQQSAKVLLYQAPERFKDQHNEQSDLYSLGMVMYELATLTPAFETHKRSQLANHIIHNEVLRPRKRNAKIPVDFETIILNCIAKSQQTRYQSAKELSLDLVRFINGKSIKRRTRSHDSTNKKWSEFCDKKWFEFWKKN, encoded by the coding sequence ATGGATTCCGAGAGTCAAAATACAACAGGTCTGTCTGCTGAATTATCGACAGCAGACATATCACTTGAAACGCTGGCAAGCCAATTTCTGGATGAATATCGGCAGTGGTTGAATCCTTCCATTGAAGATTATGCGATTGCATATCCTGAATATGCCGAAGCAATTCGTGAAAGTTTTCCCGTGCTGATCACGATGGAGCAATGGAAAGGGAATCGAGAATACTCGCGTTTACTATACCCACTTCCTGATGAGTTCAATCTCAAACAACTGGGCGATTGTCGATTCATCCGTGAAATCAGTCGTAACAAAACATCAATTTCTTATGAAGCGATACAGGGTGGCTCAAACCGTCGTGTTGCAGTAAAGCTGTTACCCTGGAAGTCAAAAACAATCCCACGCTGGCGGGATCGATTCAAACTAGAGGCCCGCCTGGCATCGAGGCTCAAGCACCAGAATATCGTTTCCCTCTATCATTCAGGAGAAGATCAGGGATATTGTTATGCGATTCTACAACTGGTGAATGGAGTCAGGCTGGATCAAATTATTCAATACCTGTCAGACGAGAACAAAGAAATCCCACATGACGAGCAGACTGAGGCAGTAGCACTCACTTTAACACAAAACAAATGGAACACATTCGCAGGAATCGGACTGCAAATAGCAAAAGCCTTACAATATTCTCATGGCCGAGGAATATTACATTATAACATCAACCCAGAAAACATTTTATTGAATTGTGAAGGGCAGAGTTGGTTAGCCAATTTTACCTTACCACAATTTGCAGAAGGAGTACTCAAACAACAATCTGCAAAAGTGTTACTTTATCAGGCCCCTGAACGCTTTAAAGATCAGCATAACGAACAAAGTGACCTCTATTCTCTGGGAATGGTAATGTATGAACTGGCAACACTCACACCAGCATTCGAGACTCATAAGAGGAGTCAGCTGGCCAATCATATCATTCATAACGAAGTTTTGAGGCCTCGCAAACGAAACGCAAAGATTCCAGTTGACTTTGAAACAATCATTTTGAATTGCATCGCAAAATCGCAACAAACACGGTATCAGTCAGCAAAAGAACTCAGCTTAGATCTGGTGCGATTTATTAATGGAAAGTCTATCAAACGCCGCACGAGATCCCACGATAGTACCAATAAAAAATGGTCTGAGTTCTGCGACAAGAAATGGTTTGAATTCTGGAAAAAAAACTAA
- a CDS encoding sigma-70 family RNA polymerase sigma factor, translating into MLDEQENSEEFLKRLHQDPEGVLADEYSQHRDRLWRIVNFRIDQRLLGRVDADDVLQEAYLDAATRIQHYLNDPATSFFIWLRTIVGQTLIDVHRRHLGAQKRDVRREVKAKRRIFSASTSFQIADMLLGNLSSPSQAALKEELAAQLHEALESLNEMDREILVLRHFEELSNLEAAEVLEIEPKAASMRYFRALTRLRSVLVQIPGIIE; encoded by the coding sequence TTGTTAGATGAACAGGAAAACTCGGAAGAGTTCCTCAAACGGTTACATCAGGATCCGGAAGGGGTTCTTGCCGATGAATACAGTCAGCATCGTGATCGTCTCTGGCGAATTGTGAATTTTCGCATCGATCAACGTTTGTTAGGTCGAGTTGATGCGGATGATGTCTTGCAGGAAGCGTATCTCGATGCCGCGACGCGCATTCAACATTATCTCAATGATCCGGCAACTTCTTTTTTTATCTGGCTACGCACGATTGTCGGACAAACTCTAATTGATGTTCACCGACGTCATCTGGGAGCACAAAAACGCGATGTCAGAAGAGAAGTAAAAGCAAAACGCAGGATTTTTTCCGCTTCAACTTCATTTCAAATAGCAGACATGTTGCTGGGGAATTTGTCATCTCCCAGTCAGGCAGCACTCAAAGAAGAGTTAGCGGCTCAGTTACATGAGGCGCTTGAAAGTCTGAATGAAATGGATCGTGAGATATTAGTGCTTCGCCATTTTGAAGAATTGTCGAATCTTGAAGCCGCTGAAGTACTGGAAATCGAACCGAAAGCAGCCAGTATGCGATATTTTCGAGCATTAACCAGATTGCGCTCCGTTCTCGTCCAAATTCCGGGTATTATTGAATAG
- a CDS encoding GNAT family N-acetyltransferase produces the protein MIRTVTPEDTDPLIHLAEEVGLFSPHELEDLRQMLVESLTSAGDQRPLWITDDDTGLVGVAYCEPERMTEGTWNLLLIAVHPSHQKQGRGEKLIHYVEQTLTARAARILLVETSGTPDFEYVREFYRKQGFGEEARIRDFYAEGRDKVIFRKVLATKI, from the coding sequence ATGATCCGAACTGTCACACCTGAAGATACAGATCCACTGATTCATTTGGCTGAAGAGGTAGGCCTTTTCTCACCTCATGAGTTAGAAGATTTGCGACAGATGTTGGTCGAATCGTTGACCAGTGCTGGGGATCAACGGCCGTTATGGATTACCGACGACGACACCGGGTTGGTGGGAGTTGCCTACTGTGAACCAGAACGCATGACCGAAGGGACATGGAATCTCTTATTAATAGCCGTCCATCCGAGTCACCAGAAACAAGGTCGTGGCGAAAAATTGATACACTATGTGGAACAAACTTTGACAGCTCGTGCAGCTCGAATTTTGCTGGTTGAAACGTCGGGGACACCCGATTTTGAATACGTGCGGGAATTCTATCGAAAACAAGGTTTTGGAGAGGAAGCCCGCATTCGCGATTTTTACGCTGAAGGCAGGGACAAAGTGATCTTCCGTAAGGTATTGGCTACGAAAATATAG
- a CDS encoding PQQ-binding-like beta-propeller repeat protein, with protein MMRYGNRLFLVGMLLLAGCTKTTPVEEVSVKSSGIALDESDVPDLSTAWPGWRGPQQNGIAPDQELPTQWNGTTNIIWRTDIPGRGHSSPVVVDDLVLLATADDQSQQQMVMALNRDDGTVRWESVVHEGGFPSPRELHKKGTNANGTVLCDGDRIYAVFFNSGKIIATALDLEGKQLWQQELGAFNSKFGYAPSPLLYKSFVIIAADNRGGGYIVALDRKSGKIAWRIARPAISTYSSPVVANVGGRDQLLISGCDQVASYDPSTGKLNWSTPCLAEATCGTIVTTKDRIFASGGYPKRETVCLSAEGKLLWSDKTKIYEPSMLVDDSQLYGITDDGIAYCWSIETGDVLWKNRMRGSFSASPILCNGLIYVSNLLGDTFVFEANADGYQEVAINKLGDDCYASPAVADGQLFLRIGKQSDGKRQEELVCIGSQEPVPAD; from the coding sequence ATGATGCGATATGGTAATCGACTGTTTCTAGTTGGGATGTTGCTCCTTGCCGGTTGTACGAAAACGACTCCTGTGGAAGAAGTATCAGTAAAATCAAGTGGCATTGCTCTGGATGAAAGTGATGTACCTGATCTTTCCACTGCATGGCCGGGCTGGCGTGGACCTCAGCAGAATGGCATCGCTCCGGATCAAGAATTGCCGACTCAATGGAATGGGACAACGAATATTATCTGGAGAACAGACATTCCCGGTCGGGGGCATAGTTCTCCTGTTGTCGTGGATGACCTGGTTTTACTGGCAACCGCTGATGACCAAAGTCAGCAGCAGATGGTCATGGCCTTGAATCGTGACGATGGAACGGTTCGCTGGGAGTCTGTGGTTCATGAAGGTGGTTTTCCTTCACCGAGGGAATTACACAAAAAGGGAACCAATGCGAATGGAACCGTTTTATGTGATGGCGACCGTATATATGCCGTCTTTTTCAATTCCGGTAAGATTATTGCAACGGCTCTCGATTTAGAGGGAAAGCAACTTTGGCAGCAAGAATTGGGAGCCTTCAATTCCAAATTTGGCTATGCCCCTTCACCACTGCTTTATAAGTCATTCGTGATTATTGCCGCGGATAATCGCGGTGGTGGCTACATTGTTGCCTTGGATCGGAAATCAGGAAAGATTGCCTGGCGCATCGCTCGCCCTGCAATCAGTACTTATTCCAGTCCTGTAGTTGCAAATGTCGGCGGACGCGATCAATTACTGATCAGCGGTTGTGACCAGGTCGCCAGCTACGATCCTTCAACGGGAAAACTTAATTGGAGTACTCCCTGTCTGGCTGAAGCGACTTGTGGAACGATTGTCACGACGAAGGATCGAATTTTTGCCAGTGGCGGTTACCCCAAGCGTGAGACCGTCTGTTTGTCCGCTGAGGGTAAACTGCTCTGGTCTGATAAAACGAAGATCTATGAACCATCGATGCTGGTGGATGACAGTCAGCTTTATGGTATTACAGATGATGGAATTGCCTACTGCTGGTCCATCGAGACGGGCGATGTGCTTTGGAAAAACCGAATGCGCGGTTCCTTCAGTGCTTCGCCGATTCTCTGCAATGGATTGATCTATGTCTCCAATCTTTTAGGCGATACGTTTGTTTTCGAAGCGAACGCCGATGGTTATCAAGAAGTCGCCATTAATAAGCTTGGCGATGATTGCTACGCCAGTCCAGCAGTTGCTGATGGTCAGCTCTTTCTGAGAATCGGAAAACAGTCAGACGGTAAACGGCAGGAAGAACTTGTCTGCATCGGATCGCAGGAACCAGTACCAGCTGACTAA